AAAAGATAAAAGAGATGTTGTCTCACTAAAACATGTTGCGACAGTCGTGAacatatagttttttaaaaaaatacaattttgtATATACTTACATATGTAAAGTTTATCTTAATcatttatcatttttatttgaTAGACTAATACTAATTTAAACATTAATTATTTCACTAAGtatatgattttttatctaCTCATGTAACACGAATTTTAATAGTAAATGAATGGTCATGAAAATCCTGCATCCGCATGTGCTGATCGAATTTTCGCGTCCGGGGTGAAGGCTCCAAGAATCTGGGCGGCCCCGCTCCCGCTGGGCGCTAGCCACACCAGACCTTTCCCCTGTGCTTCCGTCTCTCTACCGGCTTCTCTCTCCTCGCTGAACCCCCACGAGCACCATGGCGCTCGCGTCCGGCACGTCGTCCCATCCTCTCCTCGGCCGCCCCACCGGTAccgccgtctcctcctcctccgccttctcGGTCCGGTTCCCCCGCGGCCGCAGGGCCGTCTCCCTCCGCAGCGGTTCCGCACCTCCAGGTCCGTGGTCAACTCAACTCGGATGTTATTTCCCCCCTCATGTAATTGGAAACAGTCGAGTTATATTGATTTGTAAAAGATATGGATTTGTGGCTACGTGGATAGTGGGATTTGGGCTGTAAAGACCTATGAAATGAGCTTGGATTGGATTAATCCGTACTGTGAGAGATATTGAACCATACCATAAGAACTGATGTTGATGTGGCACACCTCGTTATCTAGGAGCATGGCTTCAGGCAGTTGGACACTTGTCTAGCTGTGCCGCTGTGGATAGGAAGGCTTGGTAGCCTTGGAGATTATCGAACGCTTCATTAATGTGATAACTGGCAATATAAGGATTAGAAGCCTTCAACAGAATTCCTATTATGTGCATATGTTGCGGCCTATATTGCCTTTGTGAGTTACTAATTTTGTATGTTGTTGCCTACTCCCTTCTGCGCGTGGCAATTTAGTTGGCATATGTTGGTAATTGACCTGATTAGGGTTCATCACTTGGCCATCCCCATCCAAATAGtagatcttttcttctttttcccccCAAATAAGGAGGTTTAAGCTGTGCCACCTCTGGCCTCTGTTATCAGAGAAAGAAGaaacacgtactcaaagttTCAAACCTGTATTCAGCCATAGTCCCTAAAGAATAAATATAATCCACAGGACCATGGTAGACAATAGTTCTCGTTTATTGGGTTATAACTATTCCTAGACACTGTTTTGGAAGTGTTGGATGCCTTCTTACCAGAATAAAACTTATACATTTGGTCATTGCACCGTATGTGTCCAATTGTAGGTTGTTAGACTTGTTGGCACAATTCCTTTTTCTTCAAGGTGATTAAGTGAAATATTCTCTTTCTAAAGCTATGTGTAATTTACAAATACAATGCTGCTAGGTCACTCATAACTCGGATAGCGTGCAACTAGCATGTTATATTCATTAGGCCAGTCGCAACTGCCACTTCTATAATCATTTATTTTTCTGTTGTACATGATTGCGAAGTTGTAGCCTTGTAGGTTGAAGTGACCTTTAATACATAGTCCTTTAAATGAACCAACATCAGTCACTTCCGTAAGCATTGTTTGTTGCCGATGAACATGATTTGAAGCTACAGATTGAAGTAGATTTTAGTAAGTCATTCCACATCAGTCTTAGGTTCATATTTCCCATGGTTACAGGAGAAGGGAAGGTTTAAGGGGAACTGTTAATATTGAATGTTATGACATGGTCTGATTTTATGGTATTAAATACTGTATACAAACACCAAATAGTCGACACGATTTCACACAAGTTCCATCTAACGCTAAATGAGTAATTGATTGATTATATTttgcagcagctgcagcagcaacaTCTGGTAGCATTGCTCCGGCTATTTCATTGACTGAGAAGGCCTTCAAACATCTGGATAAAATGAGGGCTGAACGGAATGAGGATCTCTGCTTAAGAATTGGAGTGAGACAGGGAGGATGCTCAGGCATGTCCTACACCATGGAGTTTGAAAATCGTGCAAATGCCAGCCCTGACGATTCAGTTATAGAATATAATGGTTTTGCAATAGGTAACTTCTTCATCCTAACTATGCATTATTCATGTTAGGATTTAGGAATGACAACTGTTTCTACAATTAGACTCCAAAATACCTGCTTTTTCAATGTGCTACATCAAGTGTTCTTGTCTGAAGTAGCATGGTGCTGGTTCCGACAAAGTTATTGATGATATTAAGTTGGATTGTTGGACATGTGCATCCATAGTAAAACTGATGAAGCTAAAGAAAATCCATTTCCAATTTAATTGAAAGGCTTGATAAGTGATAACTGGTCATGAGGAGTTACTGCCTGCCGCTGCAGAATGGCTGTAGGGATTTTTAGTCTTATATTCTGAATACTTGCTACAGTataaggataaaataatttctaaagttCGGTCTTAGAATTAAATGTGGTTCTCTATATTCTGAATGAACCAACTGTATCTATCATTTGATTCAACAGATCGCTAACAAAGGATTATTTTGTGCTTCTTCAGTCTGTGATCCAAAGAGCCttctcttcatgtttggaaTGGAGCTGGACTACAGCGACGCTCTCATCGGCGGCGGCTTTGCCTTCCAGAATCCAAATGCAACAAAAACCTGTGGGTGTGGCAAATCTTTCGCCACCGGAAAAGAAACGGAGAACACAGCAACTGCCTGCAACAACTAAAGAAGTATAGTATTAGTTCCGTCAAAACGGGATGTAGCTGCCTTATAGCTTGCTTCTGTTGGTAAAATGAGTGTGATGGATATACCACTGATGCATTCTGAAGAATGACACGATTTGTACTGGCACGGCCTGGTGTGTATCCAGTGGGACTTGTTACTGCTGTAAGCCTGTAACCTTAATACTAAGTATAATTCAAAGATAGTTACAGTCTTGTTTAATTTTTGGATATGGAAGAGAAAGAAGGGAAGAGTGTTTATTCGGTGGTTCTGGAACCGTCCGTCACTTGTCTGTAATACTAGCAGTATTGTGAGGGAATCAATCTGACACGTGAAGTTTCCATCGGACGGCGCAGTGAATGGTGTCACTGTCTGTAATAGTATTGTGCGGCAATCAATCTGACACGTGAAGTTTCCATCGGACGGCGCAGTGGATGGTGGCTTTGGATCCGTCACTATCTGCAATAGTATTGTGTGGCAATCAATCTGACGCGTCAAGTTTCCATCGGACGGCGCACGTGGATGGAAACCCGTTCCCAGTGCGAACCAACCGTCCTGTGTCCCGACGACGAATCGCGTCTCCCCTGCGCTGTTCGACGAAGCAATGGCGACCACGGCGCCGCTTCTCTCGCCCCCAGTGCGCTCGCCCAGCCTATCTCCCGCCCTCGCCTCTCGCCTTTCACCTTCGCCACGCCAGTGAGGCTGCGGCCGCGGCTGCTCCTTCGCCGCGCGCCGGACCCGTGTACCGCCAAGTTCGACGCCCCCGCGGAGGCCGAGGAGacagaagcggcggcggcggtagaCGGCCCGGCAGCGCAGCAGGCGGAGGAGGACGACAGGTCTGGCTCACTATGACCCTCAACTCGTGCGTACGCGCACGAAAGTTCGTCGCCTTCTGAGGCGGCCGTGTGCTGTGTTGCGTTTGGTGCTGTGTGGTTCAGTTACTCTCGTCGGATTTGGAGGGCGATTCGCCAGTCAGGGAAGCCGAGTGCTGATTTCGTCgaactttaaaaactttgactattaatatACATAAATTTGCTAAAGTTCGATACATGCAAATGATATGAGAGGATCCGTCATGAAAATTACTCTCGTAtgattatatatttaaaaaaattcactaagaaataattataaaaagtaaTATTAAAACTGTGTATTAGAGACCATATAGATATCCTAAATGAAAGTAAAAACGAGCGGAGGTAGAATAAGATTTTCGTCAATAATTCGATTCGATCTTCTCTGCTGTAAAAATAGTGGCTGAAGCACTCATTCTGTGCCGatcatgcatctttatcatacAATTCTTTGTACTTGGTTATCACGACTGCAGGCAGAGCTGCTGATCCCTCAGCTGGAATTCCTCAACGAGGAAGGAGCACAGGATGAGCTCTGGGCATTGTCGAGGATTTTCCTGGATACGCTTGTACAAGAGACAGGCCAGGTTTGGATACCAGGTCGTTTAGCAGTAGACATGGCTTTTGCTCTTTCTCACGCGCTTACTAGTTACGAACTTACGATTGCATCACTCTAGCTCCTACCTGGCCCTGATCGATACATTGGATTACTACTTTGGCAGTTGGAAATTCGTGAATCTTGTGTTTTATATATTTGTTCTTTACTGATGCAACTTGCTATATTACAGAAAGCTATTGCAATTTTCCCAGATGCTGTGCAGCTGCCCTTCTGAAGTATCAGTGGAAAGATGCACAGTTCAAGTGCTTTAGGTACTGCTTCACTTTCTTTAGTTCACTCAGGGAGTGATGATTTCATAGCGAATTGATGTAACATGTTATATCCCATGAATTCCTGAATTATTGTGGCATGCTAAAGAGGGTATTGGGctatgcatgtatatatgcaAGATTTGAATGCGTTTGCACCAGCAGATTAGTATACATACCTACACGTATAGCCATCACATGAAAGAGCTCATACAGATTTTCATGCctaaaaaaatacattcataTTCGCATCAATTTAAGATTGATATTGATCAGCAACCAACCTTATATTTCTATTTTATTATAATTTGTGTATATATCCTGAAGTAGTGTCTAATTTTAATTTAATGAAGATAAGACCTCTTGTATATGGAACCCACGCCTTGTTAGTGGAGATGTTGGAGTAGGCTTTAATGTTCGGAATCTATGCAGAAATTTCTTAAGGTAAGTGAGTGGAAACATCTTTACACTGTTGCCTGTCAATGTGCAACTATTTCTGCTTCACAAAACACAAATAAGTATTGCTTATACAGACAAGAGGATAGACAGAgacacttcattttgtgaagtATGCTGCTATGTTTTAAACCATAGTAGTTGTACCTGTAAACCATTTGGTTGTTTCGGCCAGTCTTTTTTCTAAATAATACTCAATCGGAAACCATGGCTTTCAATATGAAGTTGGGCTAGTCCCCTTGTTTCTAAAAATGCCCAATGAATCCAGTAAGCGATTTTATGTTAGGAAGACCCCAAAaaaacatggcattgagcatcctATCTTAACTCTTATCTATTCAATGCgtatattttttgttgttgacTGCAGTCTCATTGAATTAGGGCATATGTTTTCTTCTTATATGTTGGTTGGTCCCTTTCTTTTGCTAACATCCATCACCCTCTTTGCAATACTTTTACCACTGTTTACTCAACGAAGCCATTGCCAACTGGTGCAATCTTTAGATGCTATCCTGGGTATGTAGATAATTGTTGTCTTTTCCATTCATATATGATCCAAATAATTATTCGTTGACAGAATAAGCTAAGATTTATGTTTCTTTTATTTGTGTTAAAGAAACTCGAAAGTATTTTATGATGATCCAAATAGGTTAAACCGATATTTGCTTGCCAGAGAACTGACAAGTCGCCCTGATGCAACAGATATTGAGGTAAGGCACTGAGACTAACTAATAATTTTGTATGTCGTTTTTATCTGTCTTTGATCACTACCTATTTAAGAAATTATGCTGAATTGAATGTGTTCACTGTCGAAAAATGAGTCACATTATGTGACTGCTATAGAAACTGGTAGCACCCAGTAGTCATCTCGTTTTTCAATCTCTAGACAGCAATTTGTGGCTGCACGCACATTAAGCAGCCAAACTAGTGTCACTCAACACAAAATGGAaaatgccatttttttttgttaaagaaAAACATATGTTTGCTGCTGGTTCGCATACATATGCTGTTGTAGTTCAGCAATGCTgtccataaaaaaaaatcatttttaagAAACTGATATCATTCTAATTTGAAGAGGATATTTGGAGGTGCAGATGAGCAATCCGAAGAGGCGCCATCGTTGATGAATAATGTCATGGGCGTGGTTAGTTCTGTGAGCCGGTTTATGAGGGTCATCTCCAAGTGAAAATCACAGCAACTATTCTTCACTTTGGATGCCATCGATAATCATCTTGATGGCTTATTCTTTTGTTATACAAGAAGATAGTGTTGGTGCATCAGTGCTGCCATGTTGCTTCCCTGAGCAACTGTGTACAGCTAAAACATACCGTAGATTCCTCAAATCTTCCGAGGATCCTACACCATGCGGTTCTTATTTGCATAAGCATAACTGTATAAATTTTTTCAGTAGATAGATCTTTCCTGGAAGTAGTAGAGATTGAAATGTAACTACAATTATTACTTGACTCTTTAAGTCACTTGGGTTCATGTATCATAATCTGAGCTCACCTTTTGCTTACTGAAAAAAAGGAATGGACTGAAAAACACAAACTCGATTCTCTGTTTTACATGTTTACTGTGAATCAAACAATTTCTTTATCCTATTATTCTACAGTGAGTCAGGATATCTACACCAAATAATAAAATGACCAAATGCCAACATGGGGTACTCATCATAGACCCAGCAAGGGCACACGCCACCGCTCAGATTCTTATTTTTCAGTGGACCTAGATCTTTTTTCATGAAGTTGTAAATATCAAATCGCTGGTATGCCCTCGCTTAATTTCTTTTTGACTCGGTCCGCCCTTGAATGCCAATAACAGTCGAGTGAACTAAACACGTTTGGAATCTTCAGCTCATGTGCTCTGTTGTCCATGGGGCACCCAGCAGCGCCGACGAGCATGCCGTGGCCGTGCTTGACGGCGACGGCCCCAGACCGAGGTGCTGTCCCCACCTGAGCCCCTGCATCTGGCTGCCCTCCCTTCCCGCCGATGACCCACCGCCCTGATTGCCGACGTACGACGTGATGGCGGCCGCCAGCGCCGTGTGGAATTCCGGGTCCGACGTGATCGCCTTTGCTATCGTGTCCGTGAGCACGCCGGCCGGCGCGCTCCCGCTTGCAGAAGTCCTCTGCTGCTGGTAGAGCACCGGGCCCTCCCCACTTTGCCTTCCACTGATGCTGCTAAGTGCAGCTTCGTAAGAGCTGAGCTTGACGCCGTTGTACGACGGCGCAGCTGGT
The sequence above is drawn from the Phragmites australis chromosome 10, lpPhrAust1.1, whole genome shotgun sequence genome and encodes:
- the LOC133930872 gene encoding uncharacterized protein LOC133930872 isoform X1, whose translation is MALASGTSSHPLLGRPTGTAVSSSSAFSVRFPRGRRAVSLRSGSAPPAAAAATSGSIAPAISLTEKAFKHLDKMRAERNEDLCLRIGVRQGGCSGMSYTMEFENRANASPDDSVIEYNGFAIVCDPKSLLFMFGMELDYSDALIGGGFAFQNPNATKTCGCGKSFATGKETENTATACNN
- the LOC133930872 gene encoding iron-sulfur assembly protein IscA, chloroplastic-like isoform X2 — its product is MALASGTSSHPLLGRPTGTAVSSSSAFSVRFPRGRRAVSLRSGSAPPAAAATSGSIAPAISLTEKAFKHLDKMRAERNEDLCLRIGVRQGGCSGMSYTMEFENRANASPDDSVIEYNGFAIVCDPKSLLFMFGMELDYSDALIGGGFAFQNPNATKTCGCGKSFATGKETENTATACNN
- the LOC133930871 gene encoding uncharacterized protein LOC133930871, producing the protein MVALDPSLSAIVLCGNQSDASSFHRTAHVDGNPFPVRTNRPVSRRRIASPLRCSTKQWRPRRRFSRPQCARPAYLPPSPLAFHLRHASEAAAAAAPSPRAGPVYRQVRRPRGGRGDRSGGGGRRPGSAAGGGGRQAELLIPQLEFLNEEGAQDELWALSRIFLDTLVQETGQVWIPESYCNFPRCCAAALLKYQWKDAQFKCFRGYLEVQMSNPKRRHR